A region of Brassica napus cultivar Da-Ae unplaced genomic scaffold, Da-Ae ScsIHWf_732;HRSCAF=1062, whole genome shotgun sequence DNA encodes the following proteins:
- the LOC125605248 gene encoding calcium uniporter protein 3, mitochondrial-like, with translation MSSKKTLVRNLFNISKTYSRISGLTRMRPPTKPGITPDAGDSGIRRRFLHKRAFSSPDFVPRGGNLMEKLRELTLSNNRLRLDEMLPPPTPEKTSPENFPAVTVDDVKKLMRAAEMEMVKSKLREIGKNWVPLSEFVRVCGENSSDPEQGNRVANMLDQAGNVIVLGNFVCLKPEELTSAVAGLIPTNEPTRDAATIQEFEQLEIIKSDIDKRADDMVRRELMAGLGFAVAQTIGFFRLTFWELSWDVMEPICYYVSSTYFMAGYAFFIRTAKEPTFQGFYKSRLQTKQKRLIKMLDFDIDRFTKLQKMHRPDFTKSGRC, from the exons ATGTCGTCGAAGAAAACACTAGTTCGAAATCTCTTCAACATTTCCAAAACATATTCCCGGATCTCGGGTCTTACCCGAATGCGTCCTCCGACCAAACCGGGCATTACTCCTGACGCCGGAGATTCTGGAATCCGCCGGAGATTTCTCCACAAGAGGGCCTTTTCCTCGCCGGATTTTGTTCCAAGAGGGGGCAATCTGATGGAGAAACTCAGGGAGCTGACTTTATCGAACAATCGGCTTCGCCTTGATGAGATGTTACCGCCGCCGACGCCGGAGAAGACGTCTCCGGAAAATTTCCCGGCGGTTACGGTGGATGACGTGAAGAAGCTTATGAGAGCAGCGGAAATGGAGATGGTGAAATCGAAACTGAGAGAGATTGGGAAAAACTGGGTTCCGTTGTCGGAGTTTGTCCGAGTATGCGGAGAAAACAGTTCGGATCCTGAACAAGGTAACCGGGTCGCCAATATGCTCGACCAAGCTGGAAACGTCATCGTTTTGGGAAATTTCGTCTGCCTTAAACCCGAAGAA CTAACAAGCGCCGTGGCTGGCCTAATTCCGACAAACGAACCCACTCGCGACGCTGCGACAATACAAGAGTTCGAGCAACTTGAGATTATAAAATCAGATATCGACAAAAGAGCCGATGATATGGTACGGCGAGAGTTAATGGCCGGACTAGGCTTTGCTGTGGCCCAAACGATTGGATTTTTTAGGTTGACGTTTTGGGAACTGTCTTGGGACGTGATGGAGCCCATATGCTACTACGTAAGTTCCACGTATTTCATGGCTGGTTACGCCTTCTTCATCCGAACCGCAAAGGAACCTACCTTCCAAGGGTTTTACAAAAGCCGGTTGCAGACCAAGCAGAAACGGTTGATTAAAATGCTTGATTTCGATATCGACCGCTTTACCAAGCTACAGAAGATGCATCGTCCAGACTTTACTAAATCTGGTCGTTGTTGA
- the LOC106415958 gene encoding uncharacterized protein LOC106415958: protein MRHFLQLGSSTSLGIPEFATLASLHTNDGWQLPPARSEAQVQLHTMLTTLDLIEEEDYYEWEIDGRKCSRYSMGHVYYHLRDQGVSVPWFQTVWNKSGVPRHSFLSWLFVLNRCPTRDRIIGWGLATPAVCLLCDVESTVNDLGAGSCCSCRWLTNDHQLVCSPYYAGKRACIGLGQKGIPDYTETSSPLLMF, encoded by the exons ATGAGACATTTCCTGCAACTAGGATCAAGTACTTCACTTGGAATCCCGGAATTTGCGACTCTGGCTTCCCTCCATACTAATGATGGTTGGCAACTCCCTCCTGCAAGATCAGAGGCTCAAGTTCAGCTACACACAATGCTTACAACGCTCGACcttattgaagaagaagattacTATGAATGGGAGATAGATGGCAGGAAGTGTAGTAGATACTCAATGGGCCACGTGTATTATCACCTTAGAGATCAAGGAGTCTCTGTCCCTTGGTTCCAGACGGTTTGGAACAAAAGTGGAGTGCCAAGACACAGCTTTCTCTCCTGGCTGTTTGTTTTGAACCGTTGCCCTACGAGAGACAGAATAATTGGTTGGGGTCTTGCTACTCCAGCGGTATGTCTGCTCT GCGATGTGGAATCCACGGTGAACGATCTTGGAGCAGGGTCTTGCTGCAGCTGCAGGTGGTTAACAAACGATCACCAATTGGTATGCTCTCCTTATTATGCTGGCAAGCGTGCTTGTATTGGTCTTGGTCAGAAAGGAATACCAGACTACACAGAAACATCTTCTCCTCTTCTGATGTTCTGA